The DNA region AGTACAAAAAAAGCCGGAGATAAAAGAACATGTTCTTTCTATAATTCTCTGACTTTAAATATTATTCCTACACTCTTTTAATTTTATATTTCCCCTTGCCAAACTTCTTTTGAAATAACTTCAATATCAACATTTAAAGTTTGTCTTATTTTTTCTAACATGTTATCAATATCATCTAAAAAATATGAATTAGTTAGTATTTTTATAAGTGCTTTATGGCTATCTATGGTTCTAACATTTCCTATACCTTCATATGCTTCTGTTATCTTATTTATTATATCTATATCTTTTCTACCTATTTTTAAAATATACTCATAGTCTATCATAATCTAAATCCTTTATTAATTTTATAAATTCTTCTATACTCAATTCTTCTGCTCTTTTCATAGAACTACCAAGAGACTTTTCAAGTTGCTCTTTTGTTACTCCTAAACCTTTTAAATTATTAGATAAAGTTTTCCTTTTACTTGAAAATGCTTGATTTATGAACTTAAAATATATTTTAGAATCTATCATATTTTCATATTTTTTATCTTTTCTAATTTTAAGCGATATAAATGCAGAATCTACCTTAGGTATTGGAGTAAAATATGTATTCTTAACAGTGAACAGATATTTAGGTTCTGTATAAAATCTTATAAAATGAGTAAATGTACTAACATCTTTTGATGAATAATCACTACAAATTCTATTGGCAACTTCTTTTTGGACCATTATAAATATTTCATCTATTTTATCTCTATTATTTATTAATTTTTCAACTATTGGGCTAGTAATATAATAAGGTATATTAGCAACTACTTTTAAATTATTTCCCCTAATATCTGCTTCCATGAAATCCTGATTTACCAAATCAAAATTTGGGTAATTATGAAACTTTTTTTCTAAATAAGGAATTAAATCAGTATCAATTTCATAGCAAGTAAGATGCTTAGAATTTTCTAAAAGCATTTTAGTTAAAAAACCATGACCAGGTCCTATTTCTAAAACTTCTTCTCCATTTAAATTTATAACTTCTTTTATCATTTCCAAGACTTCTGAACTATCTA from Oceanivirga salmonicida includes:
- the rsmA gene encoding 16S rRNA (adenine(1518)-N(6)/adenine(1519)-N(6))-dimethyltransferase RsmA; the encoded protein is MKKYSHKKKYGQNFLDSSEVLEMIKEVINLNGEEVLEIGPGHGFLTKMLLENSKHLTCYEIDTDLIPYLEKKFHNYPNFDLVNQDFMEADIRGNNLKVVANIPYYITSPIVEKLINNRDKIDEIFIMVQKEVANRICSDYSSKDVSTFTHFIRFYTEPKYLFTVKNTYFTPIPKVDSAFISLKIRKDKKYENMIDSKIYFKFINQAFSSKRKTLSNNLKGLGVTKEQLEKSLGSSMKRAEELSIEEFIKLIKDLDYDRL
- a CDS encoding DUF4911 domain-containing protein, whose amino-acid sequence is MIDYEYILKIGRKDIDIINKITEAYEGIGNVRTIDSHKALIKILTNSYFLDDIDNMLEKIRQTLNVDIEVISKEVWQGEI